One genomic window of Halolamina sediminis includes the following:
- a CDS encoding Na(+)/H(+) antiporter subunit D translates to MEPIVPPFVPVLLAALLLPFLGRKLGHAAAGLLTGAVVPYVWLVDSGAHFADVDLFGFETVLFNVDPFSTLMGLIFAFIGVVGVAYSYYSDAENIQTAFALSYVASSLGAVFGGDWLTLIFFWELMAVTSTLLVWHYGGKAVRAGYRYALLHGVGGTLFLGAVVWHFAETGTFLFASVPGGPETAGLAGPVAPILAALGVGVNVGFVGLHAWLPDTYPRPHIAASVFLCVYTTKTGVYGMYRVFPNDGNVAVAYMGGVMAVFGATMALFQNDMRRLLSYHIQSQVGYMVAGVGIGGALAQSGAFAHVFNHILYKGLLFMTAGVVVYRTGEESLKKLGGLAREMPITAGAFTVAALSIAGFPGFNGFVSKGIVISASHYAFEKGPIHLGDFYTLELLLLIGGVGTFMSFIKFGYYAFFHGEYDGSVKDANRGQAAAMVLVAALCVFYGIFDGALFSLLPFDVTNGDVVAHAYKTYTVPHLIEGVALAVLGLIGFALVKKPLSGLGRVPDVDNLYNPATFYGARYLVVGVTELYARVDDAAVAFAKASVAVAKDPDAAIARVTGRESVETKAGIDRSLLLVLAVLVAAMAVLLI, encoded by the coding sequence ATGGAGCCGATCGTCCCGCCGTTCGTCCCCGTCCTGCTCGCCGCGCTCCTGCTGCCGTTCCTCGGCCGGAAGCTCGGCCACGCGGCCGCGGGCCTGCTCACGGGCGCGGTCGTCCCGTACGTCTGGCTGGTCGATTCCGGCGCCCACTTCGCGGACGTCGACCTGTTCGGCTTCGAGACGGTGCTGTTCAACGTCGACCCGTTCTCGACGCTGATGGGACTGATCTTCGCGTTCATCGGCGTGGTCGGCGTGGCGTACTCCTACTACAGCGACGCCGAGAACATCCAGACCGCCTTTGCACTCTCCTACGTCGCGAGCAGTCTGGGCGCCGTCTTCGGCGGCGACTGGCTCACGCTGATCTTCTTCTGGGAGCTGATGGCCGTCACCAGCACGCTGCTGGTGTGGCACTACGGCGGGAAGGCGGTGCGTGCGGGCTACCGCTACGCGCTGCTGCACGGCGTCGGTGGCACGCTGTTCCTCGGCGCCGTCGTCTGGCACTTCGCGGAGACGGGCACGTTCCTCTTCGCGAGCGTCCCCGGCGGCCCCGAGACGGCGGGGCTCGCCGGCCCGGTAGCGCCGATCCTCGCGGCGCTGGGCGTCGGCGTCAACGTCGGCTTCGTCGGCCTGCACGCGTGGCTGCCCGACACGTACCCGCGCCCGCACATCGCGGCCAGCGTGTTCCTCTGCGTGTACACGACGAAGACCGGCGTGTACGGGATGTACCGCGTGTTCCCCAACGACGGCAACGTCGCGGTCGCGTACATGGGCGGCGTGATGGCCGTCTTCGGCGCGACGATGGCGCTGTTCCAGAACGACATGCGTCGGCTGCTCTCCTACCACATCCAGTCGCAGGTCGGGTACATGGTCGCCGGCGTCGGGATCGGCGGCGCGCTGGCCCAGTCCGGCGCCTTTGCCCACGTGTTCAACCACATCCTCTACAAGGGGCTGCTGTTCATGACCGCCGGCGTGGTGGTCTACCGCACCGGCGAGGAGAGCCTGAAGAAGCTGGGCGGGCTCGCCCGCGAGATGCCGATCACTGCGGGGGCGTTCACCGTCGCCGCGCTCTCGATCGCCGGCTTCCCGGGCTTCAACGGGTTCGTGAGCAAGGGGATCGTGATCTCCGCGAGCCACTACGCCTTCGAGAAGGGGCCGATCCACCTCGGCGACTTCTACACGCTCGAACTGCTCCTCCTGATCGGGGGCGTCGGGACGTTCATGTCGTTCATCAAGTTCGGCTACTACGCCTTCTTCCACGGCGAGTACGACGGCAGCGTGAAGGACGCCAACCGCGGGCAGGCCGCCGCGATGGTGCTCGTCGCGGCGCTGTGTGTGTTCTACGGCATCTTCGACGGTGCGCTGTTCAGCCTGCTCCCGTTCGACGTGACCAACGGCGACGTGGTCGCCCACGCCTACAAGACGTATACGGTCCCCCACCTGATCGAGGGGGTCGCACTGGCGGTGCTGGGGCTGATCGGCTTCGCGCTCGTCAAGAAGCCGCTCTCGGGGCTGGGTCGGGTGCCCGATGTGGACAACCTCTACAACCCCGCGACGTTCTACGGCGCGCGCTATCTGGTCGTGGGCGTCACGGAACTGTACGCCCGCGTCGACGACGCCGCGGTGGCGTTCGCGAAGGCGTCGGTCGCGGTCGCGAAGGACCCCGACGCCGCGATCGCGCGGGTGACGGGCCGTGAGTCCGTCGAGACGAAAGCCGGCATCGACCGGAGCCTGCTGTTGGTGCTGGCGGTGTTGGTGGCGGCGATGGCTGTGCTGCTGATCTGA
- a CDS encoding cation:proton antiporter, producing MTEIASLRPLAAVLVPAVAILPILASRGRQNVREVWTLLAALSALGIVASMVPGVLAGDTYVSAVGTLVPGVEFAVQADALGVLFGLLASLLWLVTSFYSIGYMRGLDEHDQTRYFAAFAGSVAAAIGVAFASNLLVLFVFYELLTVATYPLVSHDETDEARAAGRKYLTYTFGGGVAVLAGSVLVYLLAGTTAFAPGGIEALAGSDPTLARAAFGLLILGFGVKAALMPLHSWLPDAMVAPTPVSGLLHAVAVVKSGVFGIARVILEVFGPETVAEIGMGIPLAAVAAFTLTVASVIALRQDNLKRRLAFSTVSQLSYIVLGLAVGAALAPGRASAYALVGGLLHIPAHAFMKLTLFFCAGAIHVETHTDDISDMAGIGERMPLTMAAFGVASLGMAGIPLLAGFVSKYFLLIGTVSGGQLVFTAALLVSGILNIAYFWPVVYAAFFESKGESDGKPLLEHVLGGRFAEDELATDGGHPEENSGSDDAEHVDAGGEHVDGDTTVDGGEHDEHGFADDHEGDHGHEPHGDWESRGWFGGESTWFMLGPILFAATGSIVLGVVPDTAVFLRIVRLIVAATTGVSV from the coding sequence ATGACCGAGATAGCTTCACTCAGACCACTCGCAGCAGTGCTCGTGCCGGCAGTCGCCATCCTCCCGATCCTCGCCTCGCGGGGCCGGCAGAACGTCCGGGAGGTGTGGACGCTGCTCGCGGCGCTGTCGGCGCTCGGGATCGTCGCCAGCATGGTCCCGGGCGTGCTCGCCGGCGACACGTACGTCAGCGCCGTCGGGACGCTCGTCCCCGGCGTCGAGTTCGCGGTGCAGGCGGACGCGCTGGGCGTGCTGTTCGGACTGCTCGCCAGCCTGCTCTGGCTGGTCACCAGCTTCTACAGCATCGGCTACATGCGCGGGCTCGACGAACACGACCAGACGCGCTACTTCGCGGCCTTTGCGGGCAGCGTCGCCGCCGCGATCGGCGTCGCGTTCGCGTCGAACCTGCTCGTGCTGTTCGTGTTCTACGAGCTGCTCACGGTCGCCACCTACCCCCTCGTCAGCCACGACGAGACCGACGAGGCTCGCGCGGCCGGCCGCAAGTACCTCACCTACACGTTCGGCGGCGGCGTCGCTGTGCTCGCGGGCTCGGTGCTCGTCTACCTGCTCGCCGGGACGACGGCGTTCGCCCCCGGCGGGATCGAGGCGCTCGCGGGCAGCGACCCGACGCTGGCCCGCGCCGCGTTCGGGCTGCTGATCCTCGGCTTCGGTGTGAAGGCGGCGCTGATGCCGCTGCATTCCTGGCTACCTGACGCGATGGTCGCGCCGACGCCCGTCTCGGGGCTCCTCCACGCGGTCGCGGTCGTGAAGTCCGGCGTGTTCGGGATCGCTCGCGTGATCCTCGAGGTGTTCGGCCCCGAGACGGTCGCGGAGATCGGGATGGGGATCCCGCTGGCCGCCGTCGCCGCGTTCACGCTCACCGTCGCGAGCGTGATCGCGCTCCGGCAGGACAACCTCAAGCGCCGGCTGGCGTTCTCGACGGTGAGCCAGCTCTCCTACATCGTGCTCGGGCTCGCGGTCGGCGCCGCGCTCGCGCCCGGCCGGGCGTCGGCGTACGCGCTCGTCGGCGGGCTGCTCCACATCCCCGCCCACGCGTTCATGAAGCTCACCCTGTTCTTCTGTGCGGGCGCGATCCACGTCGAGACCCATACCGACGACATCAGCGACATGGCGGGGATCGGCGAGCGGATGCCGCTGACGATGGCCGCCTTCGGCGTCGCGTCGCTTGGGATGGCGGGGATCCCCCTGCTCGCGGGGTTCGTGAGCAAGTACTTCCTGCTGATCGGCACCGTTTCCGGCGGCCAGCTCGTCTTTACCGCCGCGCTGCTGGTGTCGGGGATCCTCAACATCGCGTACTTCTGGCCCGTCGTCTACGCCGCCTTCTTCGAGTCGAAGGGCGAGAGCGACGGGAAGCCGCTGCTCGAACACGTGCTCGGCGGGCGGTTCGCCGAGGACGAGCTCGCGACCGACGGCGGCCACCCGGAGGAGAATTCGGGCAGTGACGATGCGGAACACGTCGACGCCGGCGGCGAGCACGTCGACGGTGACACTACCGTCGACGGCGGTGAACACGACGAACACGGGTTCGCCGACGACCACGAGGGTGACCACGGCCACGAACCCCACGGCGACTGGGAGTCCCGGGGCTGGTTCGGCGGGGAGTCGACGTGGTTCATGCTCGGCCCGATCCTGTTCGCGGCGACGGGCTCGATCGTGCTCGGCGTCGTGCCCGACACCGCGGTGTTCCTCCGGATCGTCAGGCTGATCGTCGCGGCGACCACGGGGGTGAGCGTCTGA
- a CDS encoding monovalent cation/H+ antiporter subunit D family protein — MSDLPALLVALPLLGSTLAFLAGLARSRSGWPVALVTTAVQVVGAGVLAARAFDSTVSYVVGGFEAPFGIELYIDGLSATMALLVAVVSFGVLAYARRAGPRSNAFYAVYLLLVAGLTGMSITGDVFNMYVFLEITGLAAYALVASGEGGRSARAALKYLIVGTVGASLFLLGIGYAFIATGTLNMADLSQQLAAVGYDATLVQAAFALLVVGLFVKVAVFPLHAWQPDAYAGSPDSVSALISALVSTVAAYALIRIVFTVFTVEFLQANPAARSLLVAGAMVSIVVGSVLAVSQTDIKRMLAYSSMSQFGLVVGAVAVANETALIGATIHLVGHAIMKGGLFLTAGLIATATGARTVDEYSGLVGRLPLGAGAFGVLALGMVGVPPAIGFVGKWYVALGAVEASAWPLAVVILASTLLTLAYFARILERMFFRDSEELRSSERSEEPRSSERSEEPRSSERSEEPRSSERSEAGDTPTATDGGADLSRPSIGMTATVVVAALAAIGLGMIAFEYGQLLEPTVQALLS, encoded by the coding sequence ATGAGTGACCTCCCCGCGCTGCTGGTGGCGCTCCCGCTGCTGGGGTCGACGCTGGCGTTCCTCGCCGGCCTCGCCCGTTCACGCTCCGGCTGGCCGGTCGCGCTGGTGACGACGGCCGTGCAGGTCGTCGGCGCCGGCGTGCTCGCCGCGCGGGCGTTCGACTCGACGGTCAGCTACGTCGTCGGCGGGTTCGAGGCGCCGTTCGGTATCGAGCTGTACATCGACGGCCTCTCGGCGACGATGGCGCTGCTGGTCGCCGTGGTCTCCTTCGGCGTGCTCGCGTACGCGCGGCGGGCGGGCCCGCGGAGCAACGCGTTCTACGCCGTCTACCTCCTGCTCGTCGCTGGGCTGACGGGGATGAGCATCACCGGCGACGTGTTCAACATGTACGTGTTCCTCGAGATCACGGGGCTGGCGGCGTACGCGCTCGTCGCGAGCGGCGAGGGCGGGCGCTCGGCCCGTGCCGCGCTCAAGTACCTGATCGTGGGCACGGTCGGGGCGAGCCTGTTCCTGCTCGGGATCGGCTACGCGTTCATCGCGACGGGGACGCTCAACATGGCCGACCTCTCTCAGCAGCTCGCGGCGGTCGGCTACGACGCGACGCTGGTCCAAGCGGCGTTCGCGCTGCTGGTCGTCGGCCTGTTCGTCAAGGTCGCCGTGTTCCCGCTGCACGCCTGGCAGCCCGACGCCTACGCCGGCTCGCCGGACTCGGTGAGCGCGCTGATCTCGGCGCTGGTGTCGACGGTCGCGGCGTACGCGCTGATCCGGATCGTCTTCACGGTGTTCACCGTCGAGTTCCTGCAGGCGAACCCCGCGGCACGCTCGCTGCTGGTCGCCGGCGCGATGGTCAGCATCGTCGTCGGCAGCGTGCTCGCGGTGTCCCAGACCGACATCAAGCGGATGCTCGCGTACTCCTCGATGTCGCAGTTCGGGCTCGTCGTCGGCGCCGTCGCCGTCGCGAACGAGACGGCGTTGATCGGCGCGACGATCCACCTCGTCGGTCACGCGATCATGAAAGGCGGCCTGTTCCTGACCGCCGGCCTGATCGCGACCGCCACGGGCGCCCGGACGGTCGACGAGTACTCGGGACTGGTCGGGCGGCTCCCCCTCGGCGCGGGCGCGTTCGGCGTGCTCGCGCTGGGGATGGTCGGCGTGCCGCCGGCGATCGGCTTCGTCGGCAAGTGGTACGTCGCGCTGGGTGCCGTCGAGGCGTCGGCGTGGCCGCTCGCGGTCGTGATCCTCGCGAGCACGCTGCTGACGCTTGCGTACTTCGCGCGGATCCTCGAACGGATGTTCTTCCGTGACAGCGAGGAGCTACGCTCCTCGGAACGCAGCGAGGAGCCACGGTCCTCGGAACGCAGCGAGGAGCCACGGTCCTCGGAACGCAGCGAGGAGCCACGGTCCTCGGAACGTAGCGAGGCGGGCGATACCCCGACGGCGACCGACGGCGGCGCCGACCTCTCGCGCCCCTCGATCGGGATGACGGCCACGGTGGTCGTCGCCGCCCTCGCGGCGATCGGCCTCGGGATGATCGCCTTCGAGTACGGACAGCTCCTCGAACCGACGGTTCAGGCACTCCTCTCATGA
- a CDS encoding cation:proton antiporter subunit C codes for MIDLLASRGYFLVGFLLMGVGTYMLIGSDNLVKKVIGMNVFQTGIFLFFVTSAFVSGASPPLLSASPPYVSPLPHVLILTAIVVGVSLTAVALGLIVRVYDEYGSLRESEIREVSLDE; via the coding sequence GTGATCGACCTGCTCGCGTCGCGGGGGTACTTCCTCGTCGGCTTCCTGCTGATGGGCGTCGGGACGTACATGCTGATCGGCAGCGACAACCTCGTGAAGAAGGTGATCGGGATGAACGTGTTCCAGACGGGGATCTTCCTCTTCTTCGTCACCTCGGCGTTCGTCTCGGGGGCGAGCCCCCCGCTGCTGTCGGCGTCGCCGCCGTACGTCAGCCCGCTGCCGCACGTGCTGATCCTGACCGCCATCGTCGTCGGGGTCAGCCTCACCGCGGTGGCGCTGGGGCTGATCGTCCGGGTGTACGACGAGTACGGCTCGCTTCGGGAGAGCGAGATCCGGGAGGTGAGCCTCGATGAGTGA
- a CDS encoding MnhB domain-containing protein encodes MVQQEPGTPDTEAPTARSGPYVGSPIIMATVRVVTPFVFTFGLFVMFHGADSSGGGFQGGVIVGTVVLMLGIAFGIEATREWIGSRLPVALIGVGMLAFLFTGIGSVLLGAGFLEYGVYHDLGIPHATKYGIEFVELGIGVIVAGIVTGLFFAIAAGFDGGESA; translated from the coding sequence ATGGTCCAGCAAGAGCCCGGAACGCCCGACACGGAGGCGCCGACCGCCCGCAGCGGCCCGTACGTCGGTAGCCCGATCATCATGGCCACCGTGCGCGTGGTGACGCCGTTCGTGTTCACGTTCGGGCTGTTCGTGATGTTCCACGGCGCCGACTCCTCCGGCGGCGGGTTCCAGGGTGGCGTCATCGTCGGCACGGTCGTCCTGATGCTGGGGATCGCGTTCGGGATCGAGGCCACCCGGGAGTGGATCGGCAGCCGGCTCCCGGTCGCGCTGATCGGCGTCGGGATGCTCGCGTTCCTGTTCACCGGGATCGGGAGCGTCCTGCTCGGTGCCGGCTTCCTCGAGTACGGCGTCTACCACGACCTCGGCATCCCCCACGCGACGAAGTACGGGATCGAGTTCGTCGAACTCGGGATCGGCGTGATCGTCGCCGGCATCGTCACCGGCCTGTTCTTCGCTATCGCGGCGGGGTTCGACGGGGGTGAGTCGGCGTGA
- a CDS encoding DUF4040 domain-containing protein, whose product MTPFEIALLALVVGAAVATAALRSVLSSVVAFGAYSLGIAIVWVFLRAPDVGLTEAAVGAGVMTVLFLLTIVKTDHPATERTFERIDLRAAGVAVALVLVLSSTLFALPAVGDANSAVSDDDVSEYYLDNAYDETEVKNAVTAVLAAYRGFDTMGEAAVVYSAGVGLLVVLDREVFG is encoded by the coding sequence ATGACGCCGTTCGAGATCGCCCTCCTCGCGCTGGTCGTCGGCGCCGCGGTCGCGACGGCGGCGCTACGCAGCGTCCTGAGTTCGGTCGTCGCCTTCGGCGCGTACAGCCTCGGTATCGCGATCGTCTGGGTGTTCCTCCGGGCGCCCGACGTCGGGCTGACGGAGGCCGCGGTCGGTGCCGGCGTCATGACCGTGCTGTTCCTGCTCACGATCGTGAAGACGGACCACCCCGCCACCGAGCGGACGTTCGAACGGATCGACCTCCGGGCGGCCGGGGTGGCGGTCGCGCTCGTGTTGGTGCTGTCGTCGACCCTGTTCGCGCTGCCGGCGGTGGGCGACGCGAACTCGGCGGTGTCCGACGACGACGTGAGCGAGTACTACCTCGACAACGCGTACGACGAGACCGAGGTCAAAAACGCCGTGACGGCCGTGCTCGCGGCCTACCGCGGCTTCGACACGATGGGCGAGGCCGCGGTGGTGTACTCCGCGGGCGTCGGACTGCTGGTCGTGCTCGACAGGGAGGTGTTCGGCTGA
- the mnhG gene encoding monovalent cation/H(+) antiporter subunit G: MTPREIAVLVLVVGGAFFAVVAAVGLLRLPDVYSRAHSTSKSETLGAVLSLGAVAVTYGVGFDTLKVLLLLLFMFITNPTAAHAITRAANELGIEPWTGEEDEP, encoded by the coding sequence ATGACGCCCCGCGAGATCGCCGTGTTGGTGCTCGTGGTCGGCGGCGCGTTCTTCGCGGTCGTCGCCGCCGTCGGGCTGCTCCGGCTCCCCGACGTGTACTCGCGGGCCCACAGCACCTCCAAGAGCGAGACGCTCGGCGCCGTGCTCTCGCTGGGTGCGGTCGCCGTCACCTACGGGGTCGGCTTCGACACGCTGAAAGTCCTCCTACTGCTGCTCTTTATGTTCATCACGAACCCCACTGCAGCCCACGCGATCACCCGGGCGGCGAACGAACTCGGAATCGAACCGTGGACCGGCGAGGAGGACGAGCCATGA
- a CDS encoding cation:proton antiporter, with amino-acid sequence MIERVLLGAATVFVLVSLVGIYRAITGPTMPDRVIAINFIGSNVVIVIALLAAAIGEPGALDIALVYALLNFLLSIAISKFQVERGGVL; translated from the coding sequence ATGATCGAGCGAGTCCTGCTGGGCGCGGCGACGGTGTTCGTCCTCGTCTCGCTGGTCGGGATCTACCGGGCGATCACCGGGCCGACGATGCCCGACCGCGTGATCGCGATCAACTTCATCGGCTCGAACGTCGTGATCGTGATCGCGCTGCTCGCCGCCGCCATCGGCGAGCCCGGGGCGCTCGACATCGCGCTCGTGTACGCCCTGCTGAACTTCCTGCTCAGCATCGCCATCTCGAAGTTCCAAGTCGAACGCGGGGGTGTGCTATGA
- a CDS encoding Na+/H+ antiporter subunit E, with translation MTESRLLVPVDESASLRNTVAYVVEEARSRADEAGSPAAIHFVYPLPEKVTFRSGSTRVDAARTLLDRVASWAEEDADGADVTIETALVATHEYLSTPNDYADVLVRYANEHDLGLAVFDPRYDPIGSTPLLPSLEAEVRQAGLAVEEAPRNVETPSQPLVRRGTLTQFFALFAASFAFYLLLAGSIFPFELSGGSIALADGAPFELATGAISAGIVAVALWRVSLTSPIDLSQTVRRLARFALYVPFLLWEIVKANFEIAYIVLHPDLPIDPEMVEFDAAVWSALPVTTLANSITLTPGTLTVDVERQHMIIHTLTGSAREELFAGTLERAVRFVFYGRAAARIPSPFERRQQEENE, from the coding sequence GTGACCGAGTCACGGTTGCTCGTCCCGGTCGACGAGTCGGCGAGCCTCCGGAACACGGTCGCTTACGTCGTCGAGGAAGCGCGCTCCCGCGCCGACGAGGCGGGATCGCCGGCCGCGATCCACTTCGTCTACCCGCTTCCGGAGAAGGTCACGTTTCGCTCGGGTTCGACACGGGTCGACGCCGCCCGGACGCTGCTCGACCGCGTCGCCTCGTGGGCCGAGGAGGACGCCGACGGCGCGGACGTGACGATCGAGACGGCGCTCGTGGCCACCCACGAGTACCTCTCGACGCCCAACGACTACGCCGACGTGCTCGTCCGCTACGCCAACGAACACGACCTCGGGCTGGCGGTGTTCGACCCGCGGTACGATCCGATCGGTTCGACGCCGCTGCTGCCCTCGCTGGAGGCCGAAGTCCGGCAAGCCGGCCTCGCGGTCGAGGAGGCGCCCCGGAACGTCGAGACGCCGTCCCAGCCGCTGGTCCGGCGGGGGACGCTCACGCAGTTCTTTGCGCTGTTCGCCGCGTCGTTCGCGTTCTACCTCCTGCTTGCGGGCTCGATCTTCCCGTTCGAGCTCTCGGGGGGCTCGATCGCGCTCGCCGACGGCGCTCCCTTCGAGCTCGCGACCGGCGCGATCAGCGCGGGGATCGTCGCCGTCGCGCTGTGGCGCGTCTCGCTCACGTCGCCGATCGACCTGAGCCAGACTGTCCGCCGGCTGGCGCGGTTCGCGCTGTACGTCCCGTTCCTGCTCTGGGAGATCGTGAAGGCGAACTTCGAGATCGCGTACATCGTGCTCCACCCCGACCTGCCGATCGACCCCGAGATGGTGGAGTTCGACGCCGCGGTCTGGTCGGCGCTGCCGGTGACGACGCTGGCGAACAGCATCACGCTCACGCCCGGCACGCTGACCGTCGACGTGGAGCGCCAGCACATGATCATCCACACGCTCACTGGCAGCGCACGCGAGGAGCTGTTCGCGGGGACGCTCGAACGGGCGGTCCGGTTCGTGTTCTACGGCCGCGCGGCCGCCCGGATCCCGAGTCCGTTCGAGCGCCGCCAGCAGGAGGAGAACGAATGA
- a CDS encoding substrate-binding domain-containing protein, with amino-acid sequence MQRRKFLQGVGLAAIASTAGCTQLSGSDSEGGAGVSGETLTLTTTTSTYDTGLLDEIHPSFEEMYGVTVDAVAQGTGAALESARNGDSDVVMVHARGLEDEFMRNGYGINRRDLMFNDFVIVGPESDPAGIEGMDSATEALATIAEEQAAFVSRGDNSGTHTKELNLWEDAGVEPGGDWYQEIGAGMGEALNNANQQGAYTLSDRGTFISQRSEIDLTILVQGPIEDGPESLSNPYGIMAVNPGVHDNANYDLAMAYIGWITSPGAQDAIANYEMNGEQLFFPRAVSEDPDFQQYVPEGWSSDSDSE; translated from the coding sequence ATGCAACGACGGAAGTTCCTGCAGGGGGTCGGACTGGCCGCAATCGCGAGCACCGCCGGCTGTACACAGCTCTCCGGATCGGACTCCGAGGGCGGGGCGGGCGTGAGCGGCGAGACGCTGACGCTCACCACGACGACGAGCACGTACGACACGGGGCTGCTCGACGAGATCCACCCGAGCTTCGAGGAGATGTACGGCGTCACCGTCGACGCCGTCGCACAGGGGACCGGCGCCGCGCTGGAGTCGGCCCGGAACGGCGACTCGGACGTGGTGATGGTCCACGCCCGCGGGCTCGAGGACGAGTTCATGCGCAACGGCTACGGGATCAACCGCCGGGACCTGATGTTCAACGACTTCGTGATCGTCGGGCCCGAGAGCGACCCGGCCGGGATCGAGGGGATGGACTCCGCGACCGAGGCGCTCGCCACCATCGCCGAGGAGCAGGCGGCGTTCGTCTCCCGCGGCGACAACTCCGGGACCCACACCAAGGAGCTGAACCTCTGGGAGGACGCCGGCGTCGAGCCCGGCGGCGACTGGTACCAGGAGATCGGCGCCGGGATGGGCGAGGCGCTCAACAACGCGAACCAGCAGGGCGCCTACACGCTCTCGGACCGCGGCACCTTCATCTCCCAGCGCTCGGAGATCGACCTCACGATCCTCGTCCAGGGGCCGATCGAGGACGGGCCCGAGAGCCTCTCGAACCCCTACGGGATCATGGCGGTCAACCCCGGCGTCCACGACAACGCGAACTACGACCTCGCGATGGCGTACATCGGCTGGATCACCAGCCCCGGCGCCCAGGACGCCATCGCGAACTACGAGATGAACGGGGAGCAGCTGTTCTTCCCGCGGGCGGTCTCGGAGGACCCGGACTTCCAGCAGTACGTTCCGGAAGGTTGGAGTAGCGACTCCGACAGCGAGTAA
- a CDS encoding ABC transporter permease yields the protein MLLDPVASLLPLFIESPFEQGYVRSIVYVSLYVSCTAVALSTLVSIPVALVMGFTEFPGKQFVKSVINTGMGFPSVVVGLLVLFAVSNQGPLGALDLIFTKEAMIISQFVLATPPITAISLAAITGVDENVRDAARVLGGTRLDTALVVIKEARYGIATAVLAGFGRAISEVGSVLIVGGNITSADGISQTRTLTTAIQLEARQGQYDTALVLGAVLVTLVLLVNAIVVRLGDTEAVNR from the coding sequence GTGCTGCTCGATCCGGTCGCATCGCTACTCCCGCTGTTTATCGAATCGCCGTTCGAGCAGGGGTACGTCCGGAGCATCGTCTACGTCTCGCTGTACGTGAGCTGTACCGCGGTCGCGCTGAGCACGCTCGTCAGCATCCCCGTGGCGCTCGTCATGGGCTTTACCGAGTTCCCGGGCAAGCAGTTCGTGAAGTCGGTCATCAACACCGGGATGGGGTTCCCCAGCGTCGTGGTCGGGCTGCTCGTGCTGTTCGCGGTCTCGAACCAGGGGCCGCTCGGGGCGCTCGACCTGATCTTCACCAAGGAGGCGATGATCATCTCCCAGTTCGTGCTGGCGACGCCGCCGATAACCGCGATCAGCCTCGCGGCCATCACGGGCGTCGACGAGAACGTCCGTGACGCCGCCCGCGTGCTCGGCGGCACCCGCCTCGACACGGCGCTGGTCGTGATCAAGGAGGCCCGCTACGGCATCGCGACTGCCGTGCTGGCGGGCTTCGGTCGCGCGATCAGCGAGGTCGGCTCGGTGCTCATCGTCGGCGGGAACATCACCAGCGCCGACGGCATCTCCCAGACGCGGACGCTGACGACCGCGATCCAACTGGAGGCCCGACAGGGCCAGTACGACACCGCACTCGTGCTCGGCGCGGTGCTGGTGACGCTCGTGCTGCTCGTCAACGCGATCGTCGTCCGGCTCGGCGACACGGAGGCGGTAAACCGATGA